The Alphaproteobacteria bacterium genome contains a region encoding:
- a CDS encoding chromosomal replication initiator DnaA, with the protein MSPPRQLALALPHAENFSREDFLTGASNAAALSLVERWPDWPDRALAIVGPEGAGKSHLASIWADITGARRVSARVLDEINLPAALATGALVIEDAAEGLDERALFHLLNLMRQQDAFVLMTATALPATWRFELADLVSRLRAIPTVELRPPDDALLRAVMVKLFADRQLTVDETLIAYLSTRIERSFGAARAAVQDLDREALRQKRPVTRALAAELLGQA; encoded by the coding sequence ATGAGCCCGCCGCGTCAGTTGGCGCTGGCCTTGCCGCACGCGGAGAATTTTTCGCGGGAGGATTTTCTCACCGGCGCGTCGAACGCGGCGGCGTTGAGCCTGGTCGAGCGATGGCCGGACTGGCCCGATCGCGCGCTCGCCATTGTCGGACCGGAGGGCGCGGGCAAGAGCCATCTGGCGTCGATCTGGGCCGACATCACGGGGGCGCGGCGCGTTTCGGCACGCGTGCTGGACGAGATCAATCTGCCGGCGGCGCTGGCAACCGGCGCGCTGGTGATCGAGGATGCGGCCGAGGGCCTCGACGAGCGCGCGCTGTTCCATCTGCTCAATCTGATGCGCCAGCAGGATGCCTTCGTCCTGATGACGGCGACCGCCCTGCCGGCAACCTGGCGCTTCGAGCTTGCCGATCTCGTCTCGCGGCTGCGGGCGATCCCGACGGTCGAACTGCGGCCGCCGGACGATGCGCTGTTGCGCGCCGTCATGGTGAAGTTGTTCGCGGATCGTCAGTTGACCGTCGATGAAACGCTGATTGCGTATTTGTCGACCCGCATCGAGCGCTCCTTCGGCGCCGCGCGAGCCGCGGTGCAAGACCTCGACCGCGAGGCATTGAGGCAGAAGCGTCCGGTTACGCGGGCGCTTGCGGCCGAACTGCTCGGGCAAGCGTGA
- a CDS encoding MFS transporter — MSLGDRGYSETIIAAACLGLVWLGDALIYVVLPLYPAAFGVEIASVAILLSVNRVIRIVGYGWVSPLSRRFGANTLTAAACAAGAISTLAYGLLSGFILLFIARLMWGGAYGVINLTNTAYAYGDGTRAGTHVGLNRAVSTLGPVLSLAVGGFLVIQLGPQGVFVVYGLVGLLAVPLALSLPRLRQTVGDAQAAAKGRWIPSPLNIMFFVVALGADGVFTATLSTLLADLIPVTSALIGAGLLLAANRLTSVILAFISGPIVDRLKAHRLLAPCCVVVAIGLAAIAAGYVYSGAVVLILARVVFAIVGPIVAAEQSTDRIGAIAAYATWSDVGLAAGAFIGIMGMELLGYPVTYAALGAVTLAAVIWFTLARAVRPQAPA, encoded by the coding sequence ATGTCTTTGGGCGATCGGGGCTATTCCGAAACGATAATTGCAGCGGCGTGTCTCGGGCTCGTGTGGCTGGGAGACGCGCTGATCTATGTGGTGTTGCCGCTCTACCCGGCCGCCTTCGGCGTGGAAATCGCGTCGGTCGCCATTCTGCTTTCCGTCAATCGCGTCATCCGCATCGTCGGCTACGGCTGGGTCTCGCCATTGTCGCGCCGGTTCGGGGCCAACACCCTGACGGCCGCGGCCTGCGCGGCAGGCGCGATTTCAACGTTAGCGTATGGGCTGCTCAGCGGATTCATCCTGCTCTTCATTGCGCGGCTGATGTGGGGCGGCGCCTACGGCGTGATCAATCTCACCAACACGGCCTATGCGTACGGTGATGGCACCCGTGCCGGCACGCATGTGGGCTTGAACCGCGCGGTGAGCACGCTTGGGCCGGTTCTGTCGCTGGCGGTTGGCGGCTTTCTGGTGATTCAACTCGGGCCCCAGGGCGTGTTCGTCGTCTACGGACTGGTTGGACTGCTCGCCGTGCCGCTCGCGCTGTCGCTGCCGCGGTTGCGCCAGACCGTCGGGGACGCGCAAGCCGCCGCAAAAGGACGCTGGATTCCCAGTCCGCTCAACATCATGTTCTTCGTGGTGGCGCTTGGCGCCGATGGCGTGTTCACCGCAACGCTCTCCACATTGCTGGCCGACCTTATTCCCGTCACCTCCGCGCTGATCGGCGCGGGACTGTTGCTTGCCGCCAACCGGCTCACCTCCGTGATCCTTGCCTTCATCAGCGGGCCGATCGTGGATCGGCTCAAGGCGCATCGCCTGCTCGCGCCGTGCTGCGTCGTGGTCGCGATCGGGCTCGCCGCCATTGCGGCCGGTTATGTCTATTCAGGTGCAGTCGTCCTGATCCTCGCACGCGTCGTGTTCGCGATCGTCGGACCGATCGTCGCCGCCGAGCAGTCAACCGACCGGATCGGCGCGATCGCGGCCTACGCGACATGGTCCGACGTCGGCCTCGCGGCGGGCGCCTTCATCGGCATCATGGGAATGGAGTTGCTCGGATACCCGGTGACCTACGCGGCGCTCGGCGCCGTGACGCTCGCCGCGGTGATCTGGTTCACGCTTGCCCGAGCAGTTCGGCCGCAAGCGCCCGCGTAA
- a CDS encoding CDP-alcohol phosphatidyltransferase family protein has translation MSIPNLITLARILLVPVVVWAIASNQMLFAFLLFAAAGVSDAVDGFLAKRFGMTSELGKYLDPLADKVLIVSIYVSLGIVDALPRWLVILVVSRDLLIVGGVIFSWIVNKPVSVKPHMVSKINTAAQLLLVGLALASLGFGFDAGWVLQLTMAAVAALTLASVAVYLREWVLHMGTNGVHG, from the coding sequence TTGAGTATTCCGAACCTGATCACGCTGGCGCGCATCCTGCTCGTGCCCGTTGTGGTGTGGGCGATTGCGTCGAACCAGATGCTGTTTGCCTTCTTGCTCTTCGCCGCTGCCGGGGTCAGCGACGCGGTGGACGGCTTCCTTGCGAAACGCTTCGGAATGACGAGCGAGCTGGGCAAGTATCTCGATCCACTTGCCGACAAGGTCCTGATCGTTTCGATCTATGTTTCGCTCGGCATCGTCGATGCCCTGCCGCGCTGGCTCGTGATCCTGGTCGTGTCGCGCGACCTGCTGATCGTCGGCGGTGTCATTTTCTCGTGGATCGTGAACAAGCCGGTGAGCGTGAAGCCGCACATGGTCTCCAAGATCAACACGGCCGCCCAGCTTCTGCTCGTCGGGCTGGCGCTCGCCTCGCTCGGCTTTGGCTTCGACGCCGGATGGGTTCTGCAGCTCACGATGGCGGCGGTCGCCGCGCTGACGCTTGCCTCGGTCGCGGTCTACCTGCGGGAATGGGTTCTCCACATGGGCACCAACGGCGTGCATGGGTGA
- a CDS encoding AI-2E family transporter, producing MTLTRQMTFWVLTFIVGVLVLYVLREILLPFVAGMALAYLLDPLANRLERMGVNRLVATLVIIGTVVLVFVVLILLFVPILVSQLGAFIDKLPGYVSRIQALAMDPNREWLRKIVGDGVADAQVGDLVAQGAGWITTFIKSLWSGGQALLSIFSLVVVTPVVAFYCLYDWRKMVAAVDNWIPVQHRETVRGLAREMDEAIAGFVRGQTAVCLILGSYYAVALTVVGLSFGLLIGLASGVITFIPYVGSMTGLVLAVGVAIAQFWPEYTPIITVLVIFFVGQFLEGYVLAPKLVGESIGLHPVWLMFALFAFGYLLGFVGLLIAVPLAAIVGVLMRFALRRYLESSLYTGEPTTGPVGFTSAKRGGPDQAQ from the coding sequence ATGACGCTCACGCGACAGATGACCTTCTGGGTGCTGACGTTCATCGTCGGCGTGCTCGTGCTTTACGTGTTGCGCGAGATCCTGCTGCCATTCGTCGCCGGGATGGCGCTTGCCTATCTGCTCGATCCGCTCGCCAACAGGCTGGAGCGCATGGGCGTCAACCGCCTTGTCGCGACCCTGGTGATTATCGGTACCGTCGTTCTGGTCTTCGTCGTCCTCATCCTGTTGTTCGTTCCCATTCTTGTCTCGCAGCTTGGCGCATTCATCGACAAGCTTCCCGGATACGTGTCGCGCATCCAGGCGCTCGCAATGGACCCAAATCGCGAATGGCTGCGCAAGATCGTCGGGGACGGGGTCGCCGATGCGCAGGTCGGCGATCTCGTGGCGCAGGGGGCAGGCTGGATTACGACGTTCATCAAGTCGCTGTGGTCGGGCGGCCAGGCGCTCCTCTCGATTTTCTCGCTGGTGGTCGTAACGCCGGTCGTTGCCTTCTATTGCCTGTATGACTGGCGCAAGATGGTCGCCGCCGTCGATAACTGGATTCCGGTCCAGCATCGCGAGACGGTACGCGGCCTCGCGCGCGAGATGGACGAGGCGATCGCCGGCTTCGTGCGCGGGCAGACCGCCGTCTGCCTGATCCTCGGTTCCTACTACGCGGTCGCGCTGACGGTGGTAGGCTTGAGCTTCGGGCTGTTGATCGGCCTCGCATCCGGGGTCATCACGTTCATTCCGTATGTCGGCTCGATGACCGGCCTTGTCCTTGCCGTCGGTGTGGCGATCGCCCAATTCTGGCCCGAGTACACGCCGATCATTACGGTGCTCGTCATCTTCTTCGTCGGGCAATTTCTCGAGGGGTATGTGCTGGCGCCGAAGCTGGTCGGCGAAAGCATCGGGCTGCATCCGGTTTGGCTGATGTTTGCCCTGTTCGCGTTCGGCTATCTCCTTGGTTTCGTCGGCCTGCTGATCGCGGTGCCGCTTGCCGCGATTGTCGGCGTGCTGATGCGCTTTGCGTTGCGGCGGTATCTGGAAAGCTCGTTGTACACGGGAGAGCCCACGACGGGTCCGGTCGGCTTCACCTCGGCAAAGCGCGGCGGTCCGGATCAGGCGCAATGA